One segment of Oscillospiraceae bacterium MB08-C2-2 DNA contains the following:
- the hprK gene encoding HPr(Ser) kinase/phosphatase: MQQRTFSVKLSKLIKLHGLEPVYLPRDAEEIDITQVEVNRPGLQLAGFYEFFDNQRIQIFGKSEFTYLERFDAEQLSRCFENYFALCPVIVVVARNLPIFPQMLEAAKKYECALFTSELGTSELTSNLISTLNVELAPRITRHGVLVEVHGEGILLLGESGVGKSETAVELVKRGHRLIADDAVEIRRVSAKTLVGTSPENIRHFIELRGVGIVNVRRIFGIGSVKVTEKLDMVIQLEQWDSKKVYDRMGLENEYIEILGNRVPSLTIPVKPGRNLAIIIEIAAMNNRQKKMGYNSAHELLNKLGMAHDSPGNAMETDDWPY; encoded by the coding sequence ATGCAGCAAAGAACCTTTTCGGTCAAGCTTTCCAAGCTAATCAAGCTTCATGGGCTGGAGCCTGTTTATCTGCCTCGGGATGCCGAAGAAATTGATATTACCCAAGTGGAGGTCAACCGTCCGGGGCTTCAGCTTGCGGGCTTTTATGAGTTTTTTGATAACCAGCGCATCCAGATTTTTGGCAAAAGCGAATTTACCTATCTGGAAAGATTCGATGCCGAGCAGCTCAGCCGCTGCTTTGAAAACTATTTTGCCTTGTGCCCGGTGATTGTGGTGGTAGCCCGTAATCTGCCTATTTTCCCACAAATGCTGGAAGCCGCCAAAAAATATGAATGTGCCCTTTTCACCTCTGAGCTGGGAACTTCCGAGCTGACTTCCAACCTGATTTCTACTTTGAATGTAGAGCTTGCACCCCGAATCACCCGCCATGGTGTTTTGGTGGAAGTGCATGGTGAAGGAATCCTGCTGTTGGGTGAAAGCGGCGTTGGTAAGAGCGAAACTGCCGTGGAGCTGGTCAAGCGGGGACACCGCCTCATTGCCGATGATGCAGTTGAAATTCGCCGTGTTTCTGCTAAAACGTTGGTGGGCACTTCGCCCGAAAACATCCGGCACTTTATTGAGCTGCGGGGTGTGGGCATTGTCAATGTCCGGCGCATCTTTGGTATTGGTTCGGTTAAGGTCACTGAAAAGCTGGATATGGTCATTCAGTTGGAGCAATGGGATTCCAAAAAGGTTTATGACCGTATGGGCCTTGAAAATGAGTACATTGAGATTCTGGGCAATCGGGTGCCTTCTCTAACCATTCCGGTCAAGCCGGGGCGCAACCTTGCCATTATCATTGAAATTGCCGCTATGAACAACCGCCAGAAAAAGATGGGCTATAACTCCGCCCACGAGCTGCTCAATAAGCTGGGGATGGCCCATGACTCCCCGGGCAATGCCATGGAAACCGACGATTGGCCTTACTGA
- a CDS encoding ROK family protein, producing the protein MNYYLGVDLGGTNIAVGVVDEDMRILGRGKKKTNAPRPAQEIVEDIVSAISMALEQAELSMEQIQWIGVGTPGSVDIVAGVVGYAANLGFLNTPLASMIGERTGKQVYLGNDGNAAAYGEALAGHAKGAKDVVMVTLGTGFGSGIVIDGRIYTGYQSKAGEIGHAAMVYNGRPCTCGRKGCIEAYCSATGLISTTREYMERFPQSQMWELAKKEGDAVSGRTAFDAMRSGDEAGAGVVEEYINHLGCALANIVDIFAPEYLVVGGGICNEGETLMAPLRRVVEQEIFDYDPQKATKLVTAALGNDAGILGAAFLGKA; encoded by the coding sequence ATGAATTATTACTTGGGTGTTGATTTGGGCGGTACCAACATAGCGGTGGGGGTCGTAGACGAGGATATGCGCATTCTCGGCCGGGGTAAGAAGAAAACAAATGCCCCCCGACCTGCACAGGAGATTGTAGAGGATATCGTTTCTGCGATTTCCATGGCATTGGAGCAGGCAGAACTTTCTATGGAGCAGATTCAGTGGATCGGGGTGGGTACCCCCGGCAGTGTGGACATTGTGGCCGGTGTGGTGGGTTATGCCGCCAATCTTGGCTTTTTAAATACACCGCTTGCTTCTATGATCGGTGAGCGCACTGGTAAACAGGTCTACCTTGGCAACGATGGCAACGCAGCCGCCTATGGCGAAGCTTTGGCCGGGCATGCTAAAGGTGCCAAGGATGTGGTCATGGTGACTTTGGGCACAGGCTTTGGCAGTGGAATCGTTATTGATGGCAGAATCTATACCGGCTATCAAAGCAAGGCGGGTGAGATTGGCCACGCAGCAATGGTGTATAACGGCCGGCCCTGCACCTGTGGGCGCAAAGGCTGTATTGAGGCATATTGCTCGGCTACCGGGTTAATCTCCACCACCCGGGAATATATGGAGCGTTTTCCCCAGTCTCAGATGTGGGAGCTGGCCAAAAAAGAGGGCGATGCTGTCAGCGGGCGCACTGCGTTTGATGCTATGCGTTCGGGCGATGAAGCCGGAGCCGGTGTGGTTGAGGAATACATAAACCATCTGGGCTGTGCCCTCGCCAATATCGTGGATATCTTTGCCCCTGAATACCTTGTAGTGGGGGGCGGTATCTGCAACGAGGGTGAAACCCTGATGGCACCTCTACGCAGGGTAGTGGAGCAGGAGATTTTTGATTATGATCCCCAGAAAGCCACCAAGTTGGTAACGGCGGCTCTGGGGAACGATGCCGGCATTCTGGGTGCGGCCTTTTTGGGAAAGGCCTAG
- a CDS encoding phosphatase: protein MKIIADTHTHTSACSHGYSTLWENIQHARKIGLKFLAYTEHGPSLEGSPNDMYFRNFSMVPDCVDDIVILKGAEVNILDFDGALDLSDKILAKLDWVIASFHTMCIEPGTREDHTRAWLSIARNPLVDVIGHCGDERYCFDHEVVIKEFAQYNKIVEVNAHSFDCRPGSETNCPAIMDLCQKYNVPVVVSSDAHFFTHIGEFDKALEVLKSIDFPQELVLNADYNRFLEVARRITGKKLVD, encoded by the coding sequence ATGAAGATTATTGCCGATACACACACCCACACATCGGCCTGTAGCCATGGTTACAGCACCCTGTGGGAGAACATACAGCATGCCCGTAAAATTGGGCTGAAATTTTTGGCATACACAGAGCATGGGCCAAGTTTGGAAGGCTCCCCCAATGACATGTATTTCCGCAACTTTTCCATGGTACCGGATTGCGTTGACGATATTGTAATATTAAAAGGCGCCGAAGTCAACATATTGGATTTTGACGGCGCTTTGGATTTGTCGGATAAAATCTTGGCTAAGCTGGATTGGGTTATTGCATCCTTTCACACGATGTGTATTGAACCGGGAACCCGAGAGGATCACACCCGAGCATGGCTCAGTATTGCCCGCAATCCTCTTGTGGATGTGATTGGCCATTGCGGCGATGAGCGGTATTGTTTTGATCATGAAGTGGTAATAAAGGAATTTGCTCAATATAATAAGATTGTGGAGGTTAATGCACATTCCTTTGATTGCCGCCCCGGCTCGGAAACCAACTGCCCGGCTATTATGGATTTATGCCAAAAATACAATGTTCCTGTTGTAGTTAGCTCTGATGCTCATTTTTTCACCCATATCGGGGAGTTTGATAAAGCACTTGAAGTGCTGAAAAGCATCGATTTCCCTCAAGAGCTGGTGCTCAATGCGGATTACAACCGCTTTTTAGAAGTCGCCCGCAGAATCACAGGCAAAAAACTGGTGGACTAA
- the murB gene encoding UDP-N-acetylmuramate dehydrogenase codes for MNLTQLLEFCRTEGVTFAEQEPLKKHTTFQIGGNADLMVWPEDEEGLAALLALAEESAVPVMVIGKGSNLLCSDEGFRGMVVCLSQNFSGVQLLEDGVSLYAKAGTPLSQLCFFALEHSLEGLEFAYGIPGTVGGAVFMNAGAYGGEMKDVLSRASHLDPQHKPGTFNREQLDLSYRHSAYSDGGYIITGAAVTLQKGDAQAIHARMEDFMSRRREKQPLECPSAGSTFKRPVGGYASALIDQCGLKGCSVGGALVSPKHAGFVVSDGTATAADVLALVAKIQQEVAEKTGFHLECEIRRVGQGLCEK; via the coding sequence ATGAACTTAACACAACTGCTGGAGTTTTGCCGGACAGAGGGCGTGACCTTTGCAGAGCAGGAGCCTTTAAAAAAGCATACTACCTTTCAAATAGGCGGCAATGCCGATTTGATGGTGTGGCCGGAGGATGAAGAAGGCCTGGCGGCTTTGCTGGCCTTGGCAGAAGAAAGTGCCGTTCCTGTCATGGTGATCGGTAAAGGCTCCAATCTCTTGTGCTCCGATGAGGGCTTTCGGGGAATGGTGGTCTGCCTTTCTCAGAATTTTTCGGGAGTGCAGCTGCTGGAGGATGGCGTTAGCCTGTATGCCAAGGCGGGAACCCCGCTTAGTCAGCTCTGCTTTTTTGCCTTGGAGCACTCATTGGAAGGCTTGGAATTTGCTTATGGAATCCCCGGAACGGTAGGGGGAGCGGTGTTTATGAATGCCGGAGCCTATGGCGGTGAAATGAAGGATGTGCTTTCGAGGGCTTCCCATCTTGACCCTCAGCATAAGCCGGGCACCTTCAACCGGGAACAGCTTGATCTGAGCTACCGGCACAGTGCGTATTCAGATGGAGGCTATATCATCACAGGTGCGGCGGTAACCCTGCAAAAAGGTGATGCACAGGCTATTCATGCCCGAATGGAGGATTTTATGTCCCGCCGTCGGGAAAAACAGCCGCTGGAATGCCCCAGCGCAGGCAGTACCTTTAAGCGTCCGGTAGGCGGGTATGCCTCTGCACTGATCGATCAGTGTGGCCTGAAGGGCTGCTCTGTAGGCGGAGCGTTGGTCAGCCCCAAGCATGCTGGTTTTGTGGTGAGTGATGGAACTGCCACAGCTGCTGATGTTTTGGCTTTGGTGGCAAAGATACAGCAGGAGGTAGCCGAAAAAACAGGCTTTCATCTGGAATGTGAAATTCGCAGAGTGGGCCAAGGATTGTGTGAGAAATAA
- a CDS encoding glycosyltransferase, which translates to MRVALFTETYVPYVNGVVAHVKTLKDGLEKLGHEVMVVTADKYTRHHFIEDGVLHCPAKEVKRLYSFGVSQPISYRRQKLIADFAPDIIHIHHEFGIGLSGILAAKLLKKPLVYTLHTMYDQYIYYIAPRPFLRAATRFSHTYSRFIAKSATELTGPSLKCGEYFKQIGIKKDMSLIPNSVDLDAFNLDKITQEQKDAFREKYGISKDVMLACFVGRLGQEKSVDTLLEYWASTISPADKMHLAVIGEGPERPALEKLAQTLEISSMVTFTGMIPHVEMPANFAACDAYISASLSEMNSISMLEGMATGLPVFQRFDKLNADQIQEGINGFYFHSAEQMAQKLRGMRDMPKETLESLHRSVVGSVVARGSVDLASYMLGVYNKAIIQKSAKPASVSGIKLRIKPKPKDE; encoded by the coding sequence ATGAGAGTTGCATTGTTTACCGAAACCTATGTGCCTTATGTCAATGGTGTTGTCGCTCATGTTAAGACCCTCAAAGACGGGCTGGAAAAGCTGGGCCATGAGGTCATGGTTGTAACCGCCGATAAATATACCCGCCATCATTTTATCGAGGATGGCGTCCTCCACTGCCCGGCTAAGGAGGTCAAGCGGCTTTACAGCTTTGGTGTCTCCCAGCCGATCAGCTATCGCCGGCAAAAGCTGATTGCTGATTTCGCCCCTGATATCATCCACATTCACCATGAGTTTGGAATCGGCCTTTCCGGTATTTTGGCTGCCAAACTTCTTAAAAAGCCTCTGGTATACACGCTCCACACCATGTATGATCAATACATTTATTACATTGCTCCCCGTCCATTCCTGCGGGCGGCTACCCGTTTTTCTCATACCTACAGCCGATTCATTGCAAAAAGCGCCACCGAGCTGACCGGGCCTTCCCTAAAATGTGGTGAGTATTTCAAGCAAATCGGTATTAAAAAGGATATGAGCCTCATCCCCAATTCGGTTGACCTGGATGCCTTCAATCTGGATAAAATCACGCAGGAACAGAAAGATGCCTTCCGTGAAAAATACGGGATATCTAAAGATGTTATGCTTGCCTGCTTTGTAGGCCGCCTTGGGCAGGAAAAAAGCGTGGATACCCTGTTGGAATACTGGGCTTCTACCATTTCTCCTGCGGATAAAATGCATTTGGCCGTGATTGGCGAAGGCCCTGAAAGACCGGCACTTGAAAAGCTGGCGCAGACGCTGGAAATCAGCTCTATGGTTACCTTTACCGGGATGATCCCCCATGTTGAAATGCCCGCCAATTTTGCCGCCTGCGATGCTTATATCAGTGCCTCCCTCTCCGAGATGAACTCCATCTCCATGCTGGAGGGAATGGCTACCGGGCTGCCGGTATTCCAAAGATTTGACAAGCTCAATGCAGATCAGATTCAAGAGGGCATCAACGGTTTTTACTTCCACAGTGCAGAGCAAATGGCACAGAAACTGCGCGGTATGCGGGATATGCCCAAAGAAACCTTGGAAAGCCTGCATCGTTCTGTGGTCGGCTCTGTAGTAGCCCGGGGCTCGGTGGATCTTGCCTCTTATATGTTGGGAGTTTACAATAAAGCGATCATTCAGAAGAGTGCCAAGCCGGCTTCTGTTTCTGGAATCAAGCTGCGCATTAAGCCCAAACCCAAGGATGAATAA
- the whiA gene encoding DNA-binding protein WhiA yields MEPSFAYRLKNEMVENKAFRLRQKTAQAHGFFLFGRRFSREEISLHTEDEEIARLFGWFVISLAGKKAVVTRTRKKGILRMEVPAQSDRDKLVELFGDGEQLDIGKLARPEEKGAFLCGAFLACGNITDPQKSYHLEFVVRNEALCQPLADLLEECCGQSRLSKRRGLPLVYYKDCTQIEDLLAFMGAVKGSLEIVDIEILKNVRNQANRATNCETANIDKTVNAAATQIADISYILETAGENALPEALRQLAHFRLENPEMSLRDLAALFPGGLSRSGIHHRLAKISAIAEELRQK; encoded by the coding sequence ATGGAACCTTCCTTTGCATATCGGCTCAAAAATGAAATGGTAGAAAACAAAGCCTTTCGTCTGCGGCAAAAAACAGCCCAGGCCCATGGCTTTTTCCTGTTTGGCCGCCGCTTTTCCCGTGAGGAAATCTCCCTTCATACAGAGGATGAAGAAATAGCCCGCTTGTTTGGGTGGTTTGTGATCTCTTTAGCGGGTAAAAAGGCAGTGGTTACCCGCACTCGGAAAAAGGGAATTCTGCGTATGGAAGTGCCTGCTCAGTCGGATCGGGATAAGCTGGTTGAGCTTTTTGGAGATGGTGAGCAGCTGGATATCGGCAAGCTTGCCCGCCCGGAAGAGAAGGGTGCATTCCTGTGTGGAGCCTTTCTGGCCTGCGGCAACATCACCGATCCGCAAAAAAGCTATCATTTGGAATTTGTGGTGCGCAATGAGGCTCTTTGCCAGCCTTTAGCCGATTTGCTGGAGGAATGCTGTGGTCAGTCTCGCCTTTCGAAGCGCAGGGGCCTGCCGCTTGTTTATTATAAGGACTGCACTCAAATTGAGGATTTGCTGGCTTTTATGGGGGCGGTGAAAGGCTCGCTGGAAATTGTGGATATTGAGATTCTTAAAAATGTTCGCAATCAGGCTAACCGTGCCACCAACTGCGAAACCGCCAACATTGATAAAACCGTTAACGCCGCTGCCACTCAAATTGCGGATATTAGCTACATTTTGGAAACAGCAGGAGAGAATGCCCTGCCGGAGGCTTTGCGGCAATTGGCTCATTTCCGGCTGGAAAATCCGGAAATGTCCCTGCGGGATTTGGCAGCACTTTTCCCCGGGGGGCTTAGCCGCTCGGGCATTCACCACCGCCTTGCAAAGATCAGCGCCATCGCCGAGGAGCTTCGGCAAAAATAA
- the rapZ gene encoding RNase adapter RapZ, with translation MEFIIITGMSGAGKSQAVGALEDIGYFCVDNVPPHLLTKLAELPVQSGGCMQKVAVVMDVRSRDMFADFESSLDALKENQCPFQVLFLDSSDEVLLRRYKETRRKHPLLEDESMDLAAAIREERRILSKARERADFVVDSSLLSTAKLKERIRSLLMQETNQAMVITCMSFGFKHGTPSDADLMFDLRCLPNPFYIPELREQTGLDQAVEDYVLQFKEAKGLIPRILDLIDYLLPLYQEEGKSQLVVAIGCTGGKHRSVVFTQLLAKHLTDKGCPVVITHRDIQRKNQ, from the coding sequence TTGGAATTCATCATTATAACGGGTATGTCCGGTGCAGGTAAAAGTCAGGCAGTGGGGGCTCTGGAGGATATAGGCTATTTCTGCGTGGATAATGTTCCGCCCCATCTGCTCACCAAGCTGGCGGAGCTGCCGGTGCAGTCCGGCGGCTGTATGCAGAAGGTTGCTGTGGTTATGGATGTGCGCAGCCGGGATATGTTTGCAGACTTTGAATCCAGTCTGGATGCTTTAAAAGAAAACCAATGCCCTTTTCAGGTTTTGTTTTTGGATTCCTCCGATGAGGTTCTGCTGCGCCGCTATAAAGAAACCCGGCGCAAGCATCCTCTGCTGGAGGATGAATCCATGGATTTGGCCGCCGCCATCCGGGAGGAGCGCCGGATTCTCTCAAAAGCCCGGGAACGAGCGGATTTTGTGGTGGATTCCTCGCTGCTTTCCACTGCCAAGCTGAAAGAACGCATCCGGAGCCTGCTGATGCAGGAAACCAACCAAGCTATGGTGATTACCTGTATGTCCTTTGGCTTCAAACATGGAACGCCTTCGGATGCAGACTTAATGTTTGATTTGCGGTGCCTCCCCAATCCTTTTTACATACCCGAGCTGCGGGAGCAGACCGGGCTGGATCAGGCGGTAGAGGACTACGTTCTCCAGTTTAAGGAGGCAAAAGGCCTGATCCCCAGAATTCTGGATTTGATTGATTATTTGCTTCCCCTCTATCAGGAGGAAGGAAAAAGCCAGCTGGTTGTGGCCATAGGCTGCACCGGGGGCAAGCACCGCTCGGTGGTGTTTACACAGCTTTTGGCCAAGCACCTTACCGATAAGGGGTGCCCGGTGGTGATAACTCATCGGGATATTCAGCGAAAAAACCAGTAG